A single genomic interval of Verrucomicrobiota bacterium harbors:
- a CDS encoding mechanosensitive ion channel family protein: MNIFDQIRHGGFTDPSTFHGALIYAIIFAFFAWLVGHTLRLAVQRVLLHDKNDRIDRMAVKFLAKLIRYCVYVFAFVFYAHFVPALSGIGSASLTSISVITVVVGLAAQNTLGNLVAGISLLLYRPFKLGDRLQVLAPTGIETGMVESLTLGYTLLKTDDNRRVVIPNSLMASQTTINLTTNDPRVICSVPIGISYDADIDKARGILLDLAGKHPKTEKVCGCPLTQLGISGVVLTVEVWCADALIATTLRCDLLEQATKRFALEGIGIPLPQTTVILRDDRTFSAKQEKEPRIPGKNPLGKAES, encoded by the coding sequence ATGAACATCTTTGATCAAATCAGACATGGAGGATTTACCGATCCATCCACCTTTCACGGTGCTCTAATTTACGCCATTATTTTTGCGTTCTTTGCTTGGCTCGTCGGTCACACATTGCGCCTGGCCGTCCAAAGAGTGCTGTTGCATGACAAAAATGATCGCATTGACCGGATGGCTGTTAAATTCCTGGCAAAATTGATTCGATACTGCGTTTATGTTTTCGCGTTTGTTTTCTACGCACACTTTGTCCCTGCCTTGTCTGGTATAGGCTCGGCGTCGCTAACAAGCATCAGCGTCATCACGGTGGTTGTCGGTCTCGCGGCGCAGAATACTCTCGGCAACCTTGTCGCTGGAATCTCCCTTTTGCTATATCGGCCTTTCAAGTTAGGTGACCGGTTGCAGGTGCTGGCACCAACTGGCATCGAAACCGGCATGGTTGAAAGCCTTACTCTTGGTTACACTCTACTGAAAACGGATGACAATCGGCGGGTTGTAATTCCCAACAGCCTCATGGCCAGCCAGACAACCATCAACCTGACTACGAACGACCCCCGCGTGATTTGCTCAGTGCCGATCGGCATCAGCTATGACGCGGACATTGACAAAGCTCGCGGCATTCTGCTCGATCTGGCCGGCAAACATCCAAAAACCGAGAAGGTTTGCGGGTGCCCCCTGACGCAGTTGGGCATATCTGGCGTCGTCTTGACAGTTGAGGTGTGGTGTGCTGATGCTTTAATCGCCACAACGCTGAGATGCGATTTGCTTGAACAAGCAACGAAACGTTTTGCCTTGGAAGGCATCGGTATTCCACTTCCGCAGACGACGGTGATCTTGAGAGATGATCGAACTTTTAGCGCGAAGCAGGAAAAGGAACCCAGGATCCCTGGCAAAAATCCCCTAGGAAAAGCCGAATCATGA
- the pyk gene encoding pyruvate kinase, with product MALAPNKTKLVCTIGPASASPEVLRQMLLAGMNIARLNFSHGEFAWHQTVIANLRLAARATGKRVTIMADLPGPKIRIGQLVNEPIELKRGDTFTLTADEILGDTHRVSVSFPRLSAVVNPGDGLFLNDGNIQLKVVRVAGNDVECRLMVGGELRSRKGLNLPGINLGISAFTEHDHACLKFALEQGVDAVSQSFVETAADVEAVRRAAAELGHHPFIIAKIERAGALAHVNEILKAADGIMIARGDLGVETPMERIAVVQKQLINQANLLGKPVITATQMLESMVDHYRPTRAEATDVANAILDGTDCVMLSEESAMGKFPVEAVNMLARIATATEPYRTDARAQAGLADYDRAGDVHLVDLLSRNLQHIVAQLAPTAVMVPTTAGYAARMVARFKLPVWIAAVSPHEAACHGLQFSYGVAPIHAPELPGDWSAFARRWVRDEGLVEGLVVLTEGPSRDNPEANPRLEIFNLNSRQLALPQSTIYSEEKP from the coding sequence ATGGCGCTTGCCCCCAATAAAACTAAGCTTGTGTGTACGATCGGACCGGCGTCCGCGTCGCCCGAGGTCCTGCGGCAAATGCTGCTAGCCGGGATGAATATCGCCCGGCTCAACTTCTCGCACGGTGAATTTGCCTGGCATCAGACCGTAATCGCCAATCTGCGCCTGGCCGCTCGCGCGACCGGCAAACGCGTAACGATCATGGCCGACCTTCCGGGCCCGAAGATACGGATTGGGCAACTGGTCAACGAACCGATCGAGTTAAAACGGGGCGATACCTTCACGTTGACTGCGGATGAAATCCTGGGAGACACACACCGTGTCTCCGTGAGTTTTCCGCGCCTGTCCGCTGTGGTAAATCCGGGGGATGGCCTTTTTCTCAATGACGGTAATATTCAACTGAAGGTGGTCAGAGTCGCAGGCAACGACGTTGAGTGCCGGTTAATGGTCGGAGGTGAGCTACGCTCGCGCAAGGGGCTGAATCTTCCCGGAATCAACCTGGGCATCAGTGCGTTTACCGAACACGATCATGCATGCCTGAAGTTCGCGCTGGAACAAGGTGTGGATGCGGTCAGCCAGTCCTTCGTCGAGACGGCTGCCGATGTTGAAGCTGTGCGGCGGGCGGCCGCAGAATTGGGACATCATCCGTTCATCATTGCCAAGATCGAAAGGGCGGGCGCCCTGGCTCACGTGAACGAGATTCTGAAAGCCGCCGACGGCATCATGATTGCGCGCGGCGATTTGGGGGTGGAAACCCCTATGGAGCGAATTGCCGTGGTCCAGAAGCAACTGATAAACCAGGCCAACTTGCTAGGGAAACCGGTGATCACGGCCACGCAAATGCTGGAGTCAATGGTGGATCATTACCGCCCTACCCGGGCGGAAGCCACCGATGTGGCTAATGCCATTCTTGACGGCACTGATTGTGTGATGCTTTCCGAAGAATCGGCGATGGGAAAATTCCCGGTCGAGGCAGTTAATATGCTGGCCAGGATCGCGACCGCGACCGAGCCGTATCGCACCGATGCTCGCGCGCAAGCGGGCCTCGCGGACTACGATCGCGCTGGCGACGTTCATCTCGTGGACCTCCTTTCGCGCAACCTCCAGCATATCGTGGCGCAACTCGCCCCGACGGCGGTCATGGTCCCCACGACTGCGGGATACGCTGCGCGGATGGTCGCCCGCTTCAAGCTGCCCGTGTGGATCGCGGCGGTCAGCCCGCACGAAGCAGCCTGTCATGGGCTGCAGTTCTCATACGGAGTAGCTCCGATTCACGCGCCGGAACTGCCTGGAGATTGGAGCGCATTTGCCAGGCGATGGGTGCGAGACGAAGGGTTGGTCGAGGGACTGGTGGTGCTGACTGAAGGTCCCTCCCGAGATAATCCTGAGGCCAACCCACGTCTGGAAATATTTAATCTGAACAGCAGGCAGCTCGCGCTGCCTCAGTCCACAATATACTCCGAGGAAAAACCATGA
- a CDS encoding zinc-dependent alcohol dehydrogenase family protein encodes MKALVFHGPNRLALEDRPKPTIIEATDAIVRITTTTLCGTDLHILKGDVPSITDGRILGHEGVGIIEEVGMNVLGFHKGDKVLISLITCCGRCSFCKQGMFSHCVAGGWRLGNSIDGTQAEYVRIPFADTGLYLLPPEVDEEAAVMLSCALPTGLECGVLNGQVKPGDIVAIVGAGPVGLATLLAAQLYSPAEIIMIDLDRNRLAAARSFGATKIVNSADGKAVERVMALTQGAGVDVAIEVVGLSATFDICQAIIAPGGHIANVGVHGKPVALHLEKLWGSNITITTRLVDAATTPMLLRMVQLGRLEAKKLVSHRFELSEIMKAYDIFGNAAKERALKVAITTGARARQS; translated from the coding sequence ATGAAGGCGCTCGTCTTCCATGGGCCTAACCGTCTGGCATTGGAGGATAGGCCCAAACCGACGATTATTGAGGCAACGGACGCGATCGTTCGGATCACGACGACCACCCTCTGCGGGACCGACCTGCACATTCTCAAGGGCGACGTGCCGAGCATCACCGACGGACGTATTCTCGGTCATGAAGGAGTGGGGATTATCGAAGAGGTGGGCATGAACGTATTGGGTTTTCACAAGGGGGATAAAGTACTCATCTCACTAATTACCTGCTGTGGCAGGTGCAGCTTTTGCAAGCAAGGGATGTTTTCCCATTGTGTCGCTGGCGGCTGGCGGCTGGGCAACAGTATTGACGGCACGCAGGCTGAATATGTCAGAATCCCGTTTGCCGACACCGGCTTGTACCTGCTGCCACCTGAGGTTGATGAGGAAGCAGCGGTCATGCTCAGTTGCGCTCTCCCTACCGGCTTGGAATGTGGAGTATTGAACGGACAGGTAAAGCCGGGGGACATCGTGGCCATCGTTGGCGCCGGGCCGGTGGGCCTCGCCACCCTGCTTGCGGCACAACTATATTCGCCCGCTGAGATTATCATGATTGATCTTGACCGCAACCGATTGGCGGCCGCCCGGTCGTTCGGCGCGACAAAAATTGTGAATAGCGCGGACGGGAAAGCAGTGGAGCGGGTCATGGCGTTGACGCAAGGCGCTGGTGTTGACGTGGCCATCGAGGTTGTCGGCCTTTCCGCGACCTTCGACATCTGCCAAGCGATTATCGCCCCTGGCGGGCACATTGCGAACGTGGGGGTCCACGGTAAACCGGTCGCACTCCACCTCGAAAAGCTGTGGGGTTCCAATATCACGATCACGACGCGTTTGGTAGATGCGGCAACCACGCCCATGCTGCTTAGGATGGTTCAGTTGGGACGGTTGGAGGCAAAGAAGCTCGTGAGCCATCGGTTTGAGCTATCGGAAATCATGAAGGCATACGACATCTTCGGAAACGCTGCAAAAGAACGGGCATTAAAGGTGGCAATAACAACCGGAGCCAGGGCACGGCAGTCTTGA
- a CDS encoding thiamine pyrophosphate-binding protein, translating to MLISQITVAEYLLHRLKEIGVDHLFGVPGDFVLGFLNQVLKSDVKYVGTCNELNAAYAADGYARIRGIGAFATTYGVGELSAINGVAGAFAERVPVVVITGSPATINFRTRPLLHHTLGDYQIPLRIYEKITVASTQLVFAETAPQEIDRVLATCLARQQPVYISLPADVVMMKCNPPGAFHFTTPAHGDPDALGEALKEALGMLDKAQQPVVIGDVELIRFKLQKEFAGLLAKTGFPYVTMMLGKTVLSEHHPQFIGLFEGDRSRDYVRTRVESADCILQLGALMTDFNTGGFTTNLDDSRTISANIRTVKIKHHYFENVYLPDFLLGLTAKLSQRNSATLEIQSAADGCVHRHTEAYQPEAAKALTIKRFFDRMSHFIGNDSIVVAETGVALFSAAEMLMPEGATFIGQTFYGSIGYTVGATLGAAMAAPARQTILFIGDGSFQVTCQDLSTMIRNQLKPVIFLINNDGYTIERVITDRPYNDIQPWHYHKLVDVFGGGLGLDVRTEGELEDALGKAATADGLVFIEIHTGRMDCPESLRSAGRAMAKTNQLD from the coding sequence ATGTTAATTTCACAGATCACCGTTGCTGAATACCTACTACACCGACTGAAAGAGATCGGTGTAGATCACCTCTTTGGCGTGCCGGGAGATTTTGTCCTGGGTTTCCTCAATCAGGTACTGAAGAGTGACGTAAAGTACGTTGGCACCTGTAATGAACTCAATGCGGCCTATGCCGCCGACGGCTATGCACGTATCCGGGGCATCGGTGCATTTGCCACGACTTATGGCGTCGGAGAACTGAGTGCCATTAATGGCGTGGCAGGAGCCTTTGCTGAACGAGTGCCGGTGGTGGTGATCACTGGATCGCCAGCGACGATTAATTTTCGTACCCGCCCGCTGTTGCATCATACCTTGGGCGATTATCAGATTCCTTTGAGGATCTATGAGAAAATTACGGTTGCCTCAACCCAACTCGTGTTTGCCGAAACGGCCCCGCAAGAGATTGACCGTGTCTTGGCAACGTGTCTCGCGCGTCAACAACCGGTGTACATCAGTCTCCCTGCGGATGTGGTGATGATGAAATGTAATCCGCCAGGAGCTTTCCATTTTACAACGCCCGCCCATGGTGATCCGGATGCGCTCGGAGAAGCGCTCAAGGAGGCGCTTGGAATGCTGGATAAAGCGCAGCAGCCGGTGGTGATCGGGGATGTGGAGTTGATCCGCTTTAAGCTGCAGAAGGAATTCGCCGGTTTGCTTGCCAAAACAGGTTTCCCGTATGTCACCATGATGTTGGGCAAGACGGTCCTTTCCGAGCATCACCCGCAATTCATTGGCCTCTTTGAGGGAGATCGGAGTCGCGACTACGTACGGACTCGGGTCGAGTCCGCTGATTGCATTCTTCAATTGGGGGCTTTGATGACTGATTTTAACACGGGCGGCTTTACCACGAATCTCGACGACTCCAGGACGATCAGTGCCAACATCCGAACGGTAAAAATCAAACACCACTACTTTGAAAACGTGTACCTTCCTGATTTCCTCCTGGGGTTGACCGCAAAGCTTTCCCAGCGAAATTCCGCCACGCTGGAGATCCAATCTGCTGCGGATGGCTGCGTACATCGGCATACCGAGGCGTACCAACCGGAGGCGGCGAAAGCGCTTACGATCAAGCGGTTTTTTGATCGCATGAGTCACTTTATAGGAAACGATTCCATCGTGGTTGCAGAAACCGGCGTAGCTCTCTTCAGCGCGGCGGAGATGCTCATGCCGGAGGGCGCGACGTTCATCGGGCAGACGTTTTACGGGTCGATCGGATATACGGTCGGGGCAACCCTGGGTGCGGCCATGGCCGCGCCGGCCCGACAGACCATTCTATTTATCGGCGATGGTTCTTTTCAGGTGACTTGTCAAGACCTCTCGACCATGATTCGCAATCAGCTCAAGCCGGTCATCTTCCTTATCAATAATGATGGCTATACGATTGAGCGGGTGATTACGGATCGCCCCTACAACGACATCCAACCCTGGCACTATCACAAGCTGGTGGACGTGTTCGGCGGCGGGCTGGGGCTGGATGTCCGCACGGAAGGGGAACTGGAAGACGCATTGGGCAAAGCTGCCACAGCGGATGGTCTCGTATTCATCGAAATTCACACCGGGCGGATGGATTGTCCGGAGTCCCTTCGCAGTGCCGGGCGGGCGATGGCAAAAACCAATCAGCTCGACTGA
- a CDS encoding BON domain-containing protein translates to MEKTNNNTGSSLKVLALILCISAMPLVCATGCFTSSRYQQSTGEYTDDSGLSASVKKALNDDQVYKYDGVNVVTFKGVVQLSGFVVSRDQMNRAGELAKKVGGVNELQNNITVKE, encoded by the coding sequence ATGGAAAAAACAAACAACAACACGGGTTCTTCCCTGAAGGTATTGGCATTAATCCTCTGCATCAGCGCGATGCCGCTGGTTTGCGCAACGGGCTGTTTCACCAGCAGCCGTTACCAGCAAAGCACGGGCGAATACACGGACGACAGTGGGCTTTCAGCCAGTGTCAAGAAAGCTTTGAACGATGACCAGGTGTACAAGTACGACGGCGTTAACGTGGTTACGTTTAAAGGTGTGGTGCAATTAAGCGGTTTTGTGGTCTCGAGGGACCAGATGAACCGGGCTGGTGAACTCGCTAAAAAAGTCGGTGGCGTAAATGAACTCCAAAACAATATCACCGTAAAAGAATAG
- a CDS encoding BON domain-containing protein, translating to MKTTTDKSNRSLKVVALILCVSALPLVCGVTGCTTGSRYQQSTGEYIDDHGLSSSVKKALGDDHQYKYNDVNVVTFKGVVQLNGFANNKEQKSRAGDIAKKVAGVTEVQNNITVKE from the coding sequence ATGAAAACAACAACAGATAAATCAAATCGTTCCTTAAAGGTAGTGGCGTTAATCCTCTGCGTCAGCGCGTTGCCGCTGGTCTGCGGTGTGACCGGTTGTACGACGGGTAGTCGCTACCAGCAAAGCACCGGGGAATATATTGATGACCATGGGCTTTCTTCCAGTGTCAAAAAAGCCCTCGGCGACGATCATCAGTACAAATACAACGATGTCAACGTTGTCACGTTTAAAGGTGTCGTCCAGTTAAACGGCTTTGCCAACAACAAGGAACAGAAGAGCCGGGCCGGAGACATAGCCAAGAAAGTCGCGGGCGTGACCGAAGTGCAAAACAACATCACTGTTAAAGAGTGA
- a CDS encoding BON domain-containing protein, translating into MNQTKTNTGHSFKVCALILCVGALPLVCGLTGCFTGTRDKQSTGEYIDDHTLSSHVKKALGEDQLYKYGDVNVVTFKGVVQLNGFVSTKDQLNRAGELAKKAEGVKEVQNNITVKE; encoded by the coding sequence ATGAACCAAACAAAAACAAATACGGGCCACTCCTTTAAGGTGTGTGCGTTAATCCTTTGCGTCGGTGCGTTGCCGCTGGTCTGCGGTTTGACCGGTTGTTTCACCGGCACACGCGACAAGCAAAGCACGGGCGAATACATTGATGACCACACGCTATCGTCCCATGTCAAGAAGGCGCTGGGCGAGGACCAGCTCTACAAGTACGGCGACGTTAATGTGGTCACGTTCAAGGGTGTGGTGCAGCTAAACGGCTTTGTCAGCACGAAGGACCAGTTGAACCGCGCGGGCGAACTTGCCAAGAAAGCCGAAGGTGTGAAAGAGGTGCAAAACAACATTACGGTCAAAGAGTGA
- a CDS encoding lmo0937 family membrane protein gives MLWTIAVILLVLWLLGLVSSYTMGGFIHILLVIAIVVVLVRVIQGRRL, from the coding sequence ATGTTGTGGACCATTGCCGTAATCCTCTTGGTACTGTGGTTACTGGGGCTGGTGAGCAGTTACACGATGGGCGGGTTTATCCATATTTTGTTGGTGATTGCCATTGTCGTAGTGCTCGTTAGGGTAATTCAGGGGCGCCGGTTATAG
- a CDS encoding DUF6600 domain-containing protein: protein MKTIHTLAIAVSFALGVGALPIQAEDTVAVNEVLRLKNAGVSEETIVIFVRSQSKNYDLTAERVIVLREQGVSSAVIHAMLESGKNTGAPPPAPESPTQPTVSPTASDQDVAYFHQELSPYGRWILSEENQWYWQPTVAVDNPNWRPYWDQGSWVYTDHGWYWSSDYPWGWAAFHYGRWNLHPHHGWIWYPDREWAPAWVTWRMGSDYCGWAPLPQYSHYDYAGGGLSYHGSHVEASFGFGLDWNQFNFSYLRDMGERPRARFRKEADARKMYNQTTVINNYSVSKTIVHNETHPRLVNQGISLDRVTIAKGKPVDTVRIQDRRMPSPSRVPERVDTRAKTLDVYRPRLTEPKNPLRIPPVAVPPSRPSVPPAQAEHGKVLPPKTHSAPEVPATSQRIVTPPPRLPQESRPSAPPPKTEPRKTPPAAPQAPPTKPAGPPRSLPGKPQEDAK from the coding sequence ATGAAAACAATCCATACCCTCGCCATCGCGGTCAGCTTTGCACTCGGAGTTGGCGCACTGCCGATCCAAGCCGAGGACACCGTGGCTGTGAATGAAGTCCTTCGGCTTAAAAATGCAGGCGTCTCTGAGGAAACCATCGTCATCTTCGTTCGGAGCCAGAGTAAAAACTATGACCTAACCGCCGAGCGGGTAATCGTTCTGCGCGAGCAGGGTGTATCGTCTGCCGTGATCCACGCCATGCTGGAGAGCGGAAAAAATACCGGCGCGCCGCCGCCTGCTCCTGAATCGCCAACGCAGCCGACGGTCTCGCCGACCGCCTCGGACCAGGATGTGGCGTACTTCCATCAGGAACTCAGCCCGTATGGGCGGTGGATTCTTAGCGAGGAGAATCAGTGGTACTGGCAGCCCACGGTGGCGGTAGATAACCCGAATTGGCGCCCATATTGGGACCAAGGGAGCTGGGTCTATACCGATCATGGCTGGTATTGGTCTTCCGATTACCCGTGGGGCTGGGCTGCGTTCCATTACGGGCGTTGGAACCTGCACCCGCATCACGGTTGGATCTGGTATCCAGACCGGGAATGGGCACCGGCTTGGGTTACTTGGAGGATGGGAAGCGATTATTGCGGTTGGGCTCCGCTTCCGCAATACAGTCACTATGATTATGCCGGTGGGGGCCTGAGTTATCACGGTAGCCACGTCGAGGCGAGTTTCGGCTTTGGCTTGGATTGGAACCAATTCAACTTCTCCTATCTGCGCGATATGGGTGAGCGTCCGCGTGCGCGTTTCCGCAAGGAAGCCGACGCTCGCAAAATGTACAACCAGACAACCGTCATCAACAACTACAGTGTCAGTAAAACCATTGTTCACAACGAGACGCATCCCCGCCTGGTCAACCAAGGCATTAGTCTTGACCGGGTCACCATCGCAAAAGGTAAGCCGGTTGACACGGTTAGGATACAAGATCGGCGGATGCCCTCTCCCAGCCGGGTGCCCGAGCGCGTGGATACCCGGGCCAAAACGCTGGATGTCTATCGTCCGCGACTCACTGAACCCAAAAACCCGTTGCGTATTCCACCGGTTGCTGTTCCCCCGTCCAGGCCTAGCGTGCCACCTGCCCAAGCTGAACATGGAAAGGTGCTACCACCAAAAACACACTCTGCGCCCGAAGTGCCGGCAACGAGCCAGCGGATTGTCACCCCGCCCCCACGCCTTCCTCAAGAATCCCGGCCCAGCGCGCCGCCTCCGAAAACTGAACCCAGAAAGACACCGCCGGCGGCACCGCAAGCCCCGCCCACCAAACCAGCAGGCCCCCCACGGAGCCTCCCGGGAAAGCCACAGGAGGACGCCAAGTGA
- a CDS encoding nucleotide exchange factor GrpE: MPPEFNDLPPTESKPTAFNADVAAAELISLHKELVEQKEQNLHLAADFENFKRRTRQEAEARAAAQKDSFIHELLPVIDNLERALDSDAASGSPQLHQGVELTLQQLRQLLRQHGIETQESIGQPFDPHQHEAVSLHHDPSQPDHAILEVFQRGYRRGEKVFRPAKVVVNDLRKFNQTHHAR; encoded by the coding sequence ATGCCTCCTGAATTCAATGATCTGCCGCCGACTGAATCGAAGCCCACTGCCTTCAACGCTGATGTCGCTGCCGCAGAGTTAATCTCGCTCCACAAGGAACTCGTCGAACAGAAAGAACAAAATTTGCACTTAGCCGCCGATTTTGAGAATTTCAAACGGCGTACCCGCCAGGAAGCCGAGGCTCGGGCGGCGGCGCAAAAGGACTCGTTCATTCATGAGTTGTTGCCCGTAATTGACAACCTCGAACGTGCCTTGGACTCGGACGCTGCCTCTGGCTCCCCGCAGCTTCACCAAGGTGTGGAACTGACGTTGCAGCAATTGCGCCAGTTGCTGCGCCAGCACGGCATCGAAACCCAAGAGAGTATCGGTCAGCCGTTTGACCCGCACCAGCATGAAGCCGTTTCCCTTCACCACGACCCGTCCCAACCAGACCATGCCATCCTCGAGGTGTTTCAGCGCGGTTACCGGCGGGGTGAAAAGGTGTTTCGACCGGCCAAAGTGGTGGTTAATGATCTAAGAAAATTCAACCAAACCCATCATGCCCGTTGA
- a CDS encoding DnaJ C-terminal domain-containing protein codes for MPVEFKDYYQVLGVPPKATDEDIKKAFRTLARKYHPDVAKDKKTAEEKFKELNEANEVLSDPESRRKYDQLGADWKTGAQSRPTPGRAGGQSTGREAGGEEYEFQFEGTGFSDFFEQFFGGRANRSRGTSSFDPRGAAGWTEAPEGQSAAALRGQDIQGDILITLDEVLKGAMRAISVRRTNARTGQEETETHQVRIPAGVQAGQTIRVPGKGGEGLGGGSAGDIYLRVRYAQHPDWQARGTDLVGHLELAPWEAVLGATVPVRTLEGSVSVKIPAGTQPGQQLRIRSKGMPAGAGKRGDLYVGISIQVPSRISKEEERLWKQLAAQSTFDPRKTS; via the coding sequence ATGCCCGTTGAATTTAAAGACTATTACCAGGTCCTCGGTGTCCCGCCCAAGGCGACGGACGAAGACATCAAGAAGGCCTTCCGCACGCTCGCGCGCAAGTATCATCCCGATGTCGCCAAGGACAAAAAAACAGCGGAGGAAAAATTCAAGGAACTCAACGAGGCCAATGAGGTTTTAAGCGATCCGGAGAGTCGCAGGAAGTACGACCAGTTAGGTGCCGATTGGAAAACGGGAGCGCAATCGCGTCCAACGCCGGGCCGTGCAGGGGGCCAATCCACTGGACGGGAGGCGGGGGGCGAAGAATACGAATTCCAGTTTGAGGGTACGGGTTTCAGTGATTTCTTCGAACAGTTTTTTGGCGGACGCGCCAACCGATCGCGTGGCACTTCATCGTTTGACCCTCGCGGTGCCGCGGGTTGGACTGAAGCGCCAGAGGGGCAATCCGCCGCTGCCCTGCGCGGTCAGGATATCCAGGGCGATATTCTTATCACGCTCGATGAAGTGCTCAAGGGAGCCATGCGCGCCATCTCGGTGCGGCGAACCAACGCCCGCACGGGACAGGAGGAGACGGAAACCCACCAGGTGCGAATTCCGGCCGGCGTGCAGGCTGGCCAGACGATTCGGGTTCCAGGAAAAGGTGGCGAAGGGTTGGGTGGCGGTAGCGCCGGCGATATCTATCTGCGGGTCCGCTATGCCCAGCACCCGGATTGGCAGGCACGCGGAACGGATCTGGTGGGCCATCTGGAGTTAGCGCCGTGGGAAGCGGTGTTGGGGGCGACGGTTCCAGTGCGAACGTTGGAAGGCTCTGTTTCAGTGAAAATTCCCGCTGGCACTCAGCCGGGGCAGCAATTGCGGATCCGCAGCAAAGGGATGCCTGCTGGCGCGGGTAAGCGCGGCGATCTTTACGTCGGCATCTCAATTCAGGTCCCGTCCCGCATCAGCAAGGAGGAAGAGCGCTTATGGAAACAGTTGGCGGCCCAATCCACCTTTGATCCGCGAAAGACCTCCTGA
- a CDS encoding DUF883 family protein, which produces MNKETQAISNDLGQLADDARALMTATADVAGEKVGEARKRLAAALERGKEMYGCVREKAVAGAKVADEAVHEHPYPAIAIAFGVGALAGYLIARRGNRD; this is translated from the coding sequence ATGAACAAAGAAACACAAGCAATCAGTAATGACTTGGGCCAATTGGCCGACGACGCACGCGCCTTAATGACCGCTACGGCGGATGTCGCCGGAGAAAAAGTCGGGGAAGCCCGCAAACGCCTGGCCGCCGCACTGGAACGTGGCAAGGAAATGTATGGCTGCGTTCGCGAAAAGGCGGTGGCCGGTGCAAAAGTGGCCGACGAGGCCGTGCATGAGCATCCCTATCCAGCCATCGCCATCGCGTTTGGGGTTGGTGCGCTCGCCGGTTATCTAATCGCTCGCCGGGGCAACCGTGACTGA
- a CDS encoding phage holin family protein, translating into MTDPAMEPTTFSLGQLGATSKQFARRLLTIGENRLELLMVEVQEERERLLHAFLLALGVAVFGLLASGALSGVIVVLLWDLSRVAALLVLTGLYGAAAVCLYRRLAKLLRDWQMLSATLDQLRKDRVCLETTLA; encoded by the coding sequence GTGACTGATCCCGCCATGGAACCAACCACCTTCAGCCTTGGACAACTCGGTGCGACCTCAAAACAGTTCGCCCGGAGGTTGTTGACGATCGGGGAAAACCGCCTCGAATTGTTGATGGTGGAAGTGCAGGAGGAGCGCGAACGCCTCCTGCACGCCTTCCTGTTGGCCCTTGGCGTAGCGGTGTTTGGTCTGCTCGCGAGCGGGGCGCTTAGCGGCGTCATCGTGGTTTTGTTGTGGGACCTGTCGCGGGTTGCGGCGTTGCTGGTGCTGACCGGCCTCTATGGGGCAGCGGCGGTTTGCCTTTACCGACGGCTTGCCAAACTGTTGCGTGACTGGCAGATGCTTTCCGCCACGCTCGATCAACTCCGAAAGGACCGTGTATGTTTGGAAACCACCCTCGCTTGA